The following coding sequences are from one Seonamhaeicola sp. ML3 window:
- a CDS encoding acyl-CoA dehydrogenase family protein: MKPDLFEAPDYYNLDDLLSQEHKLVRNACREWVKRDVSPIIEDYAQKAEFPTQIIKGLADIGAFGPYIPAKYGGAGLDQISYGLIMQEIERGDSGIRSTASVQSSLVMYPIYKYGTEAQRQKNLPKLASGEWMGCFGLTEPDHGSNPSGMVTNFKDMGDHYLLNGAKMWISNAPFAQIAVVWAKNEEGRIHGLIVERGMEGFSTPETHNKWSLRASATGELIFDNVKVPKENLLPNKSGLGAPLGCLDSARYGIAWGAIGAAMDCYDTALRYSKERIQFDKPIGQFQLQQKKLAEMITEITKAQLLAWRLGVLKNEGKATSAQISMAKRNNVDMALNIAREARQILGGMGITGDYSIMRHMMNLESVITYEGTHDIHLLITGLDVTGLNAFK, translated from the coding sequence ATGAAGCCAGATTTATTCGAAGCACCAGATTATTACAACTTAGACGACCTTCTTTCCCAAGAACATAAATTAGTTAGAAATGCCTGCAGAGAATGGGTAAAACGCGACGTATCTCCTATTATTGAAGATTATGCACAAAAAGCCGAATTTCCCACTCAAATTATAAAGGGGCTTGCAGATATTGGTGCTTTTGGCCCTTATATACCGGCAAAATATGGCGGCGCTGGCTTAGACCAAATAAGCTACGGTTTAATAATGCAAGAAATAGAGCGAGGTGATTCTGGTATTCGTTCTACAGCTTCGGTACAATCATCTTTAGTAATGTATCCTATTTATAAATACGGTACCGAAGCACAACGGCAAAAAAATTTACCCAAACTGGCCTCTGGCGAATGGATGGGCTGTTTTGGCCTTACCGAACCCGACCATGGCAGCAACCCTAGCGGTATGGTTACTAATTTTAAAGATATGGGCGACCACTATCTTTTAAATGGTGCTAAAATGTGGATCAGTAATGCCCCTTTTGCACAAATTGCTGTGGTATGGGCTAAAAATGAAGAAGGTCGTATTCATGGACTCATTGTAGAGCGTGGCATGGAAGGATTTTCAACTCCAGAAACCCACAACAAATGGTCTTTACGTGCCTCGGCCACGGGCGAGCTTATTTTTGATAATGTGAAAGTCCCCAAAGAAAATTTATTACCCAACAAATCGGGATTAGGTGCTCCCCTGGGCTGTTTGGATTCTGCTCGCTACGGTATTGCATGGGGTGCTATTGGTGCAGCCATGGACTGCTACGACACCGCTTTAAGGTATAGTAAAGAACGTATACAATTTGACAAACCCATTGGGCAATTTCAACTGCAACAAAAAAAGCTGGCTGAAATGATTACTGAAATCACCAAAGCCCAATTATTAGCTTGGCGTTTAGGTGTTTTAAAAAACGAAGGTAAAGCTACCTCTGCACAAATCTCTATGGCCAAACGCAACAATGTAGACATGGCGCTTAATATTGCTCGTGAGGCCAGACAAATACTGGGCGGCATGGGCATAACCGGCGACTACTCCATTATGCGCCACATGATGAACCTAGAAAGTGTAATCACTTACGAAGGCACTCATGATATCCATTTATTAATTACAGGACTAGATGTTACGGGGTTAAATGCTTTTAAATAA
- a CDS encoding tRNA1(Val) (adenine(37)-N6)-methyltransferase: MSKKPFVFKQFTINQDKCAMKIGTDAVLLGAWTPIDLNPFSILDIGAGTGVIALMLAQRSFAQLIDGIEIDDSAYEQCVDNFEQSDWGDRLFCYHASLEEFVDEIDDKYDLIVSNPPFYSEDYKSDNNSRDLARFQDAMPFDHLVESVSKLLSKNGTFCVVIPFKEEPHFIELASQVNLYPNNILHIKGNPTSEIKRSLIEFSFRKSEIQKEELIIEIDRHKYTEDYINLTKDFYLKM, from the coding sequence ATGTCTAAAAAACCTTTTGTTTTCAAGCAATTTACAATAAATCAAGATAAATGTGCCATGAAAATCGGTACAGATGCCGTTTTACTCGGTGCATGGACACCCATAGATCTTAATCCGTTTTCAATATTAGACATTGGAGCTGGTACTGGGGTAATTGCTTTAATGTTGGCACAGCGAAGTTTCGCCCAACTTATAGATGGTATAGAAATAGACGACAGTGCCTATGAGCAATGTGTAGATAATTTCGAACAATCTGATTGGGGCGACCGTCTTTTTTGCTACCATGCTTCACTTGAAGAATTTGTAGATGAAATTGACGATAAATATGATTTAATTGTGTCAAACCCTCCTTTTTATTCTGAAGACTACAAAAGCGACAACAATTCAAGGGATTTAGCCCGATTTCAAGATGCCATGCCTTTTGACCATTTAGTTGAAAGTGTTTCTAAACTACTTTCTAAAAACGGAACATTTTGCGTGGTTATTCCTTTTAAAGAAGAACCTCATTTCATTGAACTTGCTTCACAAGTAAACCTCTACCCAAATAATATACTGCATATAAAAGGCAATCCTACTTCAGAAATTAAACGAAGTCTTATAGAATTCTCTTTTCGTAAAAGCGAAATTCAAAAAGAAGAATTGATTATTGAAATCGATAGGCATAAATATACCGAGGACTATATCAACCTCACCAAAGATTTTTATTTGAAAATGTAA
- a CDS encoding DUF2383 domain-containing protein produces MKQIEPIIEKLNDLLVLNEEVESTYKKASEKLKFADNIAYSKQRSLERAQFVKSLKIELAKLEDKVENAIVFKRRLQLVRSNLKTQLKIGDDLEFVSKVYEIEVLSSNKYDELLSQINLPLSLCRMLLKQRDSIEARLRILDRGEGVIV; encoded by the coding sequence GTGAAACAAATTGAACCCATTATTGAGAAGTTAAATGATTTACTTGTATTGAATGAAGAGGTAGAAAGTACCTATAAAAAAGCAAGTGAAAAGCTTAAATTTGCAGATAATATTGCTTATTCTAAACAAAGAAGTTTAGAAAGAGCTCAATTTGTAAAGTCCTTAAAAATAGAATTGGCTAAACTCGAAGATAAAGTAGAAAATGCCATTGTTTTTAAAAGAAGACTTCAACTGGTTCGTTCTAATTTAAAAACGCAACTAAAGATTGGAGACGATTTAGAATTTGTTAGCAAGGTTTATGAAATTGAAGTGTTGTCTTCCAATAAATATGACGAATTGTTATCTCAAATAAACTTACCGCTATCGCTGTGTAGAATGTTACTTAAACAACGTGATAGTATCGAAGCTAGGTTGCGTATCTTAGATAGAGGTGAAGGCGTTATTGTCTAG
- the rimM gene encoding ribosome maturation factor RimM (Essential for efficient processing of 16S rRNA), which translates to MKKDDYFYLGKIVKKYSFKGEVLAKLDTDQPDLYDNLDAIFIELKNNLVPFFIEKSQLHKSDLLRIKFEDVDTEADADMLIKTELYLPLELLPKLEGDKFYFHEVIGFTITDKNFGKVGTITSINDSTAQALFEIDRNGVEILIPMNDEFIVEVNRANKTIVVETPEGLIDLYL; encoded by the coding sequence ATGAAAAAAGACGACTATTTTTACTTAGGCAAAATTGTAAAGAAATATAGCTTTAAAGGAGAGGTTCTGGCCAAACTGGATACAGACCAACCCGACCTATATGACAATCTTGATGCCATATTTATAGAATTGAAAAACAACTTAGTACCTTTTTTTATTGAAAAATCACAACTTCATAAATCGGACCTTCTCAGAATAAAATTTGAAGATGTCGATACTGAAGCAGATGCAGATATGCTTATAAAAACCGAACTGTATCTTCCTTTGGAATTACTGCCTAAATTAGAAGGTGACAAATTTTATTTCCATGAGGTTATTGGATTTACCATCACAGACAAAAACTTTGGGAAAGTAGGAACCATAACCTCAATTAACGACTCAACAGCCCAGGCGCTTTTTGAAATTGACCGAAATGGTGTTGAAATATTAATCCCAATGAATGATGAATTCATTGTTGAAGTAAACCGAGCCAATAAAACAATTGTAGTAGAAACCCCAGAAGGCTTAATCGACTTGTATTTATAA
- a CDS encoding 30S ribosomal protein S16 — MPVKIRLQRHGKKGKPFYWIVAADSRSKRDGRYLEKLGVYNPNTNPATVELDVDGSVKWLQNGAQPTDTAKALLSYKGALLKNHLAGGVKKGALTEEQAEEKFNAWLEEKAAKVQAKADGLSEAEAKAKAEALAAEKAVNEARIAAAAPIEEEAAEEEVAEEVTAEATEEAPAEEAAPEQNEEEA; from the coding sequence ATGCCAGTAAAGATTAGATTACAAAGACATGGTAAAAAAGGGAAACCTTTTTACTGGATTGTAGCTGCGGATTCGCGCTCAAAAAGAGATGGTAGATACTTAGAAAAATTAGGTGTTTACAATCCAAACACTAACCCTGCAACTGTTGAATTAGATGTTGACGGTTCTGTAAAGTGGTTACAAAATGGTGCACAACCAACTGATACTGCTAAAGCATTATTATCTTATAAAGGTGCTTTATTAAAGAATCATTTAGCAGGTGGTGTAAAAAAAGGTGCTTTAACTGAAGAGCAAGCTGAAGAAAAATTTAATGCTTGGTTAGAAGAAAAAGCTGCAAAAGTACAAGCTAAAGCTGACGGTTTATCTGAAGCTGAAGCTAAAGCTAAGGCTGAAGCATTAGCTGCTGAAAAAGCAGTTAACGAAGCTAGAATCGCTGCTGCTGCTCCTATTGAAGAAGAAGCTGCAGAGGAAGAAGTTGCTGAAGAAGTAACAGCTGAGGCTACTGAAGAAGCTCCTGCAGAGGAAGCTGCTCCAGAGCAAAACGAAGAAGAAGCATAA
- the dnaE gene encoding DNA polymerase III subunit alpha yields the protein MYLIFDTETTGLPKRWDAPITDVDNWPRCIQIAWQLHDAMGNCIEHQDYLVQPEGFNIPYDAEKIHGISTELAEEQGVPLAEVLEKFNVVLEKSKFIVGQNVKFDLNIMGAEFVRGDVANQLQELPVLDTCTEHTANLCQIPGGRGGRFKLPTLTELHEYLFDTPFAEAHNATADVEATTRCFLELVRLKQYSQDQLDVADDYFEKFTEVNPQPFQLIGLKHINLKKESAKIRQRLQKLEQSKNIGDEVVSDIDLTDVDFVHLHNHSQFSVLQSTMSISDVVAAAASHNMPAVALTDHGNMMGAFHFINAVNKQNSGIKAAIEEAEEKGETTNKKIIKPIIGCEFFVCEDHKDKSRKDNGYQIVLLAKNKNGYHNLAKLSSHAFVDGFYYVPRIDKKLIQQYKEDVIVLTGNLYGEVPSKVLNIGENQAEEALIWWKNEFGDDLYMELMRHNQEDENRVNDTLVKLARKHDVKLIATNNTYYQKQEDANAHDILLCVKDGEKQATPIGRGRGYRYGLPNQEYYFKSSDEMKALFKDLPEAILNTQEVVEKIEGFQLARDVLLPAFDIPEEFRHEEDLVDGGKRGENAYLKHLVYEGAKKRYGEPLTEEVEERLDFELNVIENTGYPGYFLIVEDFIREARNMDVSVGPGRGSAAGSVAAYCLWITNIDPMKYDLLFERFLNPDRISMPDIDIDFDDEGRSRVMDYVIEKYGANQVAQIITYGTMAAKSSIRDTARVLDLPLFDADRIAKLIPNMSKLNKIFGLDEKGLASKFRAEELEKVNQLLNISEGSDLEAETVNTARALEGSVRNTGIHACGVIITPDDITKFVPVSVAKDSDLYVTQFDNSVVESAGLLKMDFLGLKTLTLIKDTVKIVKAKHGIQLDPESFPLDDEKTYALFQRGETVGVFQYESPGMQKHLRDLKPTVFEDLIAMNALYRPGPMEYIPSFVRRKHGDEEITYDLPAMEEYLKETYGITVYQEQVMLLSQSLADFTKGEADVLRKAMGKKQIAVLDKMKPKFIEQASANGHDAKILEKVWKDWEAFASYAFNKSHSTCYAWIAYQTAYLKAHYPAEYMAAVLSNNMNDIKSVTFFMEECKRMKLNVLGPDINESYYKFSVNKDNAVRFGMGAIKGVGHGAVMTIVDNRKEGGPYKSIFDFAKRIDLRAANKKAFENLALAGGFDCFDQTHRAQYFHKEGDATFLEMVIKYAQKHKENESSAQVSLFGESSEVQIAEPAVPPCEDWGTMEKLSKEREVVGIYISGHPLDDFKTEMKTFCNATVGVFNDLHPYVNRELVFGGVVTDVQHRVSKQGKGWALFTVEDYTDSYEFRIFGEEYLKFRHFLMINNFVFVKAFVREGWVNKDTGKKSDPRLQFNNFQLLQDVMEQYTKKLSLQLNINDLKENKILEIKDLLNMHPGNQALNFVVYDTKEKVKLNMPSRKQKVKVSQELLNELEEQHIHYKLN from the coding sequence ATGTACTTAATCTTTGATACCGAAACTACCGGATTGCCCAAGCGATGGGATGCGCCAATTACAGATGTAGATAATTGGCCAAGGTGTATTCAAATTGCTTGGCAGCTTCATGATGCTATGGGAAATTGTATAGAGCATCAAGATTATTTAGTACAACCTGAAGGGTTTAATATCCCCTATGATGCTGAGAAAATACATGGTATATCTACCGAGTTGGCAGAAGAGCAAGGTGTGCCATTGGCAGAGGTTTTAGAAAAATTCAATGTAGTATTAGAAAAATCTAAATTCATTGTCGGGCAGAACGTTAAGTTCGATTTGAATATTATGGGAGCTGAGTTTGTAAGAGGCGATGTAGCAAACCAATTACAAGAACTCCCGGTTTTAGATACCTGTACCGAGCATACGGCCAATTTATGTCAGATTCCTGGTGGTCGTGGTGGACGATTCAAGTTGCCAACCTTAACGGAATTACACGAATATTTATTCGATACACCTTTTGCGGAAGCGCATAACGCAACAGCCGATGTAGAGGCTACCACGCGCTGTTTTCTAGAATTGGTACGTTTAAAGCAATACTCTCAAGACCAACTTGATGTTGCAGATGATTACTTCGAAAAGTTTACTGAAGTCAATCCGCAGCCTTTCCAATTAATAGGGTTAAAACACATTAACCTTAAGAAGGAAAGTGCTAAAATTCGGCAGCGTCTTCAAAAATTAGAACAATCAAAAAATATTGGAGATGAGGTTGTTTCTGATATCGATTTAACCGATGTTGATTTTGTGCATTTACACAATCACTCACAGTTTTCGGTATTACAATCTACTATGAGTATCTCTGATGTTGTTGCGGCAGCGGCTTCTCATAACATGCCAGCTGTAGCATTGACCGACCACGGGAATATGATGGGCGCTTTCCATTTTATAAATGCGGTTAATAAACAAAATAGTGGGATAAAAGCTGCTATTGAAGAGGCCGAAGAAAAAGGAGAGACTACCAACAAAAAAATAATAAAGCCTATTATTGGTTGTGAGTTTTTTGTTTGTGAAGACCATAAAGATAAATCCAGAAAAGATAACGGTTACCAAATCGTATTGTTGGCCAAGAACAAAAACGGATACCATAATTTAGCAAAGTTATCGTCACATGCCTTTGTAGATGGGTTTTACTACGTGCCAAGGATTGATAAAAAATTAATTCAACAGTACAAAGAAGATGTTATTGTGCTTACTGGGAATCTTTACGGAGAGGTGCCGAGTAAGGTTTTAAATATTGGAGAGAATCAGGCCGAAGAAGCTTTGATTTGGTGGAAAAATGAATTTGGCGACGATTTGTATATGGAGCTTATGCGCCATAATCAAGAAGATGAAAATCGGGTGAATGATACATTGGTGAAATTGGCTAGAAAGCATGATGTAAAGCTGATTGCTACCAATAATACCTACTATCAAAAACAGGAAGATGCCAATGCGCATGATATTTTATTGTGTGTAAAAGATGGAGAAAAACAAGCAACGCCAATTGGAAGAGGTCGAGGATATCGATATGGTTTACCAAATCAGGAGTACTATTTTAAGTCTTCTGATGAAATGAAGGCACTTTTTAAGGACCTACCGGAAGCTATCTTAAACACACAAGAAGTTGTTGAAAAAATTGAAGGGTTTCAGTTGGCTCGAGACGTATTATTACCTGCTTTTGATATTCCAGAAGAGTTTAGGCATGAAGAAGATTTAGTTGATGGTGGTAAGCGAGGAGAAAACGCCTATTTAAAACATTTAGTTTATGAAGGCGCCAAAAAACGTTATGGAGAACCATTAACTGAAGAGGTTGAAGAACGCTTGGATTTTGAGCTTAATGTAATTGAAAACACAGGGTATCCAGGATATTTCTTGATTGTAGAAGATTTTATTCGCGAAGCAAGGAATATGGATGTGTCTGTTGGGCCGGGTCGTGGATCGGCCGCTGGTTCTGTAGCAGCCTATTGCCTTTGGATTACCAATATAGACCCTATGAAGTACGATTTGCTTTTTGAGCGTTTCTTAAATCCAGACCGTATTAGTATGCCCGATATAGATATTGACTTTGATGATGAAGGCCGAAGCCGGGTAATGGACTATGTTATTGAAAAGTATGGAGCCAATCAGGTGGCACAGATCATAACTTACGGTACTATGGCAGCTAAGTCGTCTATACGTGATACCGCTCGTGTATTGGATTTGCCGCTTTTTGATGCTGATAGAATTGCCAAGCTAATACCTAATATGTCTAAACTGAACAAGATTTTTGGTTTAGATGAAAAAGGCTTGGCTAGCAAGTTTAGAGCAGAGGAATTAGAAAAAGTAAATCAGCTTTTAAATATTTCCGAAGGAAGTGATTTAGAAGCCGAAACCGTAAATACCGCAAGAGCTTTAGAAGGTTCGGTAAGAAATACGGGAATCCATGCCTGTGGGGTGATTATCACACCAGATGATATAACCAAATTCGTTCCGGTTTCTGTGGCCAAAGATTCCGATTTATATGTCACTCAGTTTGATAACTCTGTGGTAGAATCGGCAGGTCTTTTAAAAATGGACTTCCTTGGGTTAAAGACATTAACTCTCATTAAGGATACTGTAAAAATTGTAAAAGCCAAGCACGGGATTCAGTTAGATCCTGAAAGTTTTCCGCTGGATGATGAAAAAACGTATGCGCTATTCCAAAGAGGTGAAACCGTAGGGGTGTTCCAATACGAATCTCCCGGAATGCAGAAACACCTCCGTGATTTAAAGCCTACGGTGTTTGAAGATCTTATTGCCATGAACGCCTTGTATCGTCCTGGACCAATGGAATATATTCCTAGCTTCGTTAGGCGTAAGCATGGCGATGAAGAGATTACCTATGATTTACCAGCCATGGAAGAGTATCTTAAGGAAACCTATGGAATTACGGTTTATCAAGAGCAGGTGATGTTACTGTCTCAGAGTTTGGCTGATTTTACCAAAGGTGAAGCCGATGTACTTAGAAAGGCGATGGGTAAAAAGCAGATTGCCGTACTGGATAAAATGAAACCTAAGTTTATCGAGCAAGCCAGCGCCAATGGTCATGATGCTAAGATTCTTGAAAAGGTTTGGAAAGACTGGGAAGCCTTTGCAAGTTACGCCTTTAATAAATCGCACTCAACGTGTTATGCTTGGATTGCTTATCAAACAGCCTACCTAAAAGCACACTATCCAGCCGAATATATGGCCGCGGTACTATCTAATAACATGAACGATATAAAGTCGGTTACGTTTTTTATGGAGGAATGTAAGCGTATGAAGTTAAACGTTCTTGGACCAGATATTAACGAGAGCTATTATAAATTTTCTGTAAATAAAGACAACGCTGTTCGCTTTGGAATGGGAGCTATTAAAGGTGTGGGGCATGGTGCTGTAATGACTATTGTAGATAACAGAAAAGAAGGAGGTCCATACAAGTCTATTTTCGATTTCGCCAAGCGTATCGACCTCAGAGCCGCCAATAAAAAAGCGTTTGAAAATTTAGCTTTAGCAGGTGGTTTCGATTGTTTTGATCAAACACACCGAGCGCAATATTTCCACAAAGAAGGGGATGCTACTTTCCTTGAAATGGTTATTAAGTATGCGCAAAAACACAAAGAAAACGAGAGCTCTGCTCAAGTAAGTTTGTTTGGGGAGTCTAGTGAGGTACAAATTGCAGAGCCTGCTGTTCCGCCATGTGAGGATTGGGGTACCATGGAAAAGCTTTCTAAGGAACGAGAAGTAGTAGGTATCTATATTTCAGGGCATCCGTTAGATGATTTTAAAACCGAAATGAAGACCTTCTGCAATGCCACCGTTGGTGTGTTTAATGATTTGCATCCGTATGTAAACAGGGAATTAGTTTTTGGTGGTGTAGTAACAGATGTACAGCATCGTGTAAGTAAACAAGGAAAAGGTTGGGCGTTATTCACTGTAGAAGATTATACAGATAGTTATGAGTTCAGAATTTTTGGCGAGGAGTACCTCAAGTTCAGGCACTTTTTAATGATCAATAATTTCGTGTTTGTTAAAGCCTTTGTAAGAGAAGGTTGGGTCAATAAAGACACTGGTAAGAAGAGTGATCCAAGACTTCAGTTTAACAACTTTCAATTGTTACAGGATGTGATGGAACAGTATACCAAGAAACTATCACTACAATTAAATATTAATGATTTAAAGGAAAATAAGATTCTTGAGATAAAAGATTTATTGAACATGCACCCAGGTAATCAAGCCTTGAATTTCGTGGTTTATGACACCAAAGAGAAAGTAAAACTCAATATGCCCAGTAGAAAACAAAAGGTAAAAGTATCCCAAGAGCTACTGAATGAATTGGAAGAACAACATATTCACTATAAGTTGAATTAA
- a CDS encoding serine hydrolase, whose translation MISKVRVLWFYVFVFLIAVGCKNQKDVPRIKSNEELFQSVLDSIYNLNKDAVGLMAHVEFPDKNISWSGAAGFSKRDTEAILEKDHPVLIASNTKTYVAVTILRLVEQGKIKLDSKINGFISPNSKRLLEENGYILNTISVKHLLTHTSGIFDYAGCDKFFEFIISEPNKRWTRDEQIQLAMSEGRPLGKAGEVFSYSDTNYLLATEIIETLTGQDFYKALRELLGFDSLNLDATWFSSLEDYPKHLKPLAYQYSTQEGVNSYTLDHSFDLFGGGGLAATTKDLALFIQNVFNNKVFENPNTQELLLTTVETKQPKEWECFLGVSPIEIHGIKGYGHNGYWGTIVTYFPELNATISVFVLERDKKYLRVDTSNAFLGILTK comes from the coding sequence ATGATTTCTAAGGTTAGAGTTTTATGGTTTTATGTTTTTGTTTTTTTGATAGCTGTAGGGTGCAAGAATCAAAAGGATGTCCCTAGGATAAAATCAAATGAAGAGCTTTTCCAATCTGTATTAGATTCTATATACAATCTCAATAAAGATGCTGTTGGATTAATGGCTCATGTAGAATTCCCGGATAAAAATATTTCTTGGAGTGGTGCGGCTGGATTTTCTAAAAGGGACACTGAGGCTATTTTAGAGAAAGACCATCCTGTTTTAATTGCAAGCAATACTAAAACCTACGTTGCTGTAACCATATTGCGATTAGTAGAACAAGGAAAAATCAAGTTAGATAGTAAGATTAATGGCTTTATATCTCCAAATTCTAAACGTTTGTTAGAAGAAAATGGATATATACTAAATACTATTTCAGTTAAGCATTTGCTTACTCATACCAGCGGCATATTTGATTATGCAGGTTGTGATAAGTTTTTTGAATTTATTATTTCAGAACCAAATAAAAGATGGACTCGAGATGAACAAATTCAATTAGCCATGTCTGAAGGGAGACCGCTGGGCAAAGCGGGAGAGGTGTTTTCTTATTCTGATACAAATTATCTTTTGGCAACCGAAATTATTGAAACTTTAACTGGTCAGGATTTTTATAAGGCCTTGCGGGAATTGTTAGGTTTTGATAGTTTAAATTTAGACGCCACTTGGTTTTCTAGTCTTGAAGACTATCCTAAACACCTTAAACCGCTGGCATATCAATATTCCACTCAAGAAGGTGTTAATAGCTATACTCTAGATCATTCTTTTGATTTATTTGGTGGAGGGGGATTAGCGGCTACTACTAAAGACTTAGCGCTGTTCATACAAAATGTTTTTAATAATAAAGTTTTTGAAAATCCAAATACTCAAGAGCTTCTACTCACTACAGTAGAAACCAAGCAACCCAAAGAATGGGAGTGTTTCTTGGGTGTTTCACCAATCGAAATTCACGGTATAAAGGGATATGGTCATAATGGATATTGGGGTACCATTGTTACTTATTTTCCAGAGCTTAATGCTACAATTTCAGTTTTTGTACTTGAAAGGGATAAAAAATATTTAAGAGTTGATACAAGTAATGCATTTTTGGGAATTTTAACCAAATAA
- a CDS encoding SRPBCC domain-containing protein, with product MKPLSDFSTQIEVETSIEKTFKALNEGLSSWWGEISEADFSTNGQFTITFENGYWWTFKIEKYQPYRELVWKCIAGEPEFNKEWINHTLHWKITKQDSKILIKFQQIGLAPHLHCYEVCSSTWKRFLEENLKTYLSQ from the coding sequence ATGAAACCTTTATCTGATTTTTCAACTCAAATTGAAGTAGAGACTAGCATAGAAAAAACATTTAAAGCTCTAAATGAAGGTTTGAGTTCTTGGTGGGGTGAAATTAGTGAAGCTGACTTTTCAACCAACGGACAATTCACAATCACTTTTGAGAATGGTTACTGGTGGACCTTTAAAATTGAGAAATACCAACCTTACCGTGAACTTGTATGGAAATGTATAGCTGGAGAACCCGAATTTAACAAAGAATGGATTAATCATACTCTTCATTGGAAGATTACAAAACAAGATTCTAAAATCTTAATTAAATTTCAACAAATAGGTTTAGCACCTCATTTACATTGCTATGAGGTTTGCTCTTCGACCTGGAAAAGGTTTCTTGAGGAAAACCTAAAAACATACTTAAGCCAATAA
- a CDS encoding helix-turn-helix transcriptional regulator: MQDKITKLFKAIADPTRRDIFHALVIATSALSITQISNQFDMTRQGVTKHIKTLEDAGLVHINTLGRERFCNANTKPLKEVEKWLKFYSQFWDDKLNALEDFLNTKNS, translated from the coding sequence ATGCAGGATAAAATCACTAAACTTTTTAAAGCTATTGCAGATCCAACAAGACGTGATATTTTTCACGCTCTGGTCATCGCTACTTCTGCTTTATCTATTACACAAATCTCTAATCAGTTTGATATGACCCGCCAAGGTGTAACCAAACACATTAAGACTCTGGAAGATGCCGGTTTGGTTCATATTAATACCCTAGGCCGTGAACGGTTTTGTAACGCCAACACCAAACCTTTAAAAGAAGTTGAAAAATGGCTTAAATTCTATTCTCAATTCTGGGATGACAAATTAAACGCTTTAGAAGATTTCTTAAACACAAAAAACTCGTAA
- a CDS encoding SRPBCC domain-containing protein, translating into MKDVIQKEHTFNHSIDKVWKAITNAEEISTWFLSADFKPEVGYQYTFTSESEHCEPIFGEVKEANPYKLVYTWIVTGTKTVTTVTWQLESIENGTKLYLEHSGISNYEGETAIVMFENFSGGWSNCINLLTNYLKELVNAG; encoded by the coding sequence ATGAAAGACGTAATCCAAAAAGAGCACACATTCAATCACTCCATAGATAAGGTATGGAAGGCCATCACAAATGCAGAGGAAATCTCTACTTGGTTTCTTTCTGCCGATTTTAAACCGGAAGTAGGCTACCAATACACCTTTACATCGGAATCCGAACACTGCGAACCTATTTTTGGCGAAGTTAAAGAAGCCAATCCGTATAAATTAGTCTACACCTGGATCGTTACCGGTACTAAGACCGTAACTACAGTAACTTGGCAATTGGAAAGTATCGAAAACGGCACAAAGCTATACCTTGAACATTCTGGCATTTCGAATTATGAAGGCGAAACTGCCATAGTAATGTTTGAAAACTTTAGTGGTGGATGGTCTAATTGCATCAATCTATTAACAAACTACCTAAAAGAGTTAGTAAATGCAGGATAA
- the trxA gene encoding thioredoxin has translation MALEITDATFEETVLNSDKPVLVDFWAAWCGPCRMVGPIIEEISGEYEGKAVVGKVDVDNNQEFAAKYGVRNIPTVLVFKNGEIVDRKVGVAPKNSYTEAIDALL, from the coding sequence ATGGCATTAGAAATAACAGATGCAACGTTTGAAGAAACGGTTTTAAACAGCGATAAACCGGTATTGGTAGATTTTTGGGCAGCTTGGTGTGGGCCATGTAGAATGGTAGGGCCTATCATTGAAGAGATAAGTGGAGAATACGAAGGAAAAGCTGTTGTTGGTAAGGTAGATGTAGATAACAATCAAGAGTTTGCCGCTAAGTATGGCGTTAGAAATATTCCTACTGTTTTAGTATTTAAAAATGGTGAAATAGTAGATAGAAAAGTAGGTGTTGCTCCTAAGAACTCTTACACAGAAGCTATAGACGCTCTATTATAA